One window of the Epinephelus moara isolate mb chromosome 22, YSFRI_EMoa_1.0, whole genome shotgun sequence genome contains the following:
- the LOC126383761 gene encoding transcription and mRNA export factor ENY2-2-like: protein MSKDSQMRAAINQKLIEMGERERLKELLRAKLVECGWKDQLKAHCKDVIKEKGLEHVTVEDLVTEVTPKGRALVPDSVKKELLQRIRAFLAQHATL, encoded by the exons ATGAGCAAAGACTCCCAGATGAGGGCTGCAATTAACCAGAAGCTGATAGAGATGGGGGAACGGGAGCG GTTGAAAGAGTTGCTCAGGGCAAAGCTGGTGGAGTGTGGATGGAAGGATCAGCTGAAAGCACACTGCAAAG ATGTGATAAAAGAAAAGGGTCTGGAGCATGTCACAGTGGAGGACCTGGTCACAGAAGTCACACCAAAAGGCAGAG CACTCGTACCAGACAGTGTGAAGAAAGAGCTCCTGCAGAGAATCAGAGCTTTTCTAGCTCAACATGCCACCTTGTGA